The sequence below is a genomic window from Halolamina litorea.
GGCGTCGGCACGTACAACACCAGCGCCGTGGTCTACCAGCCGAACTACCGCGAGTACGGCGGCTCGCCGACGACGGTCTACGGGAACAGCGTCCTCTACAACACCTTCGACAACGGCGCGAACCGGACCCTAACTGGCCAACGGCTGATTCAGGGGAACACGATCGATCTCCTCGCGCTCCGCGGCGACCTCCGTGAGTCGGGAGCGACGACGAAGACCGTCGACGTGGAGACGCTGAGCGAGCGGCGCCGGACCGTGACCGTCGAGAGCGAGGCCGGCGACCCGCTGTTCGTCAACGTCACCTCGCGGCTCTCCGCCGACGTGTGGAACGACGACCTCCTCGGGAGCAACGCCGCGGCCAGCGACGCCGGGAGCGTGACTATCGACGGCGTCGAGTACCACCGGATCGCCATCGAACTCGATCCCGGCACGTACCGACTGCGAGGCGCTGCCGTCGGCGTCGGCGCGGTGAGCGACACCGAGCGCGAGCGGGCGACCGATCCGGCGTACATGGTCGTGACCGACGGCTACGACGTGATTTCGAACGAGAGCGGGGAGACCGGCACCATCACCGTCGAAGTTCGTGACCGGTTCAACAACCCTGTGACCGGCGCGACCGTGAACGCCGATGCCGACGGGACGTATCTCGAACTGGTCGACGGGCCGACGTTCGAGACCAATGCCGAGGGGGAAGCGACGATCGAGTACCGCAGCGTCGGCACGACCGCAGGGGACGCGTCGATTAACGTGAGTATCGGCGCCGCGGACTACGAACAAGCGAACTTCACGGGCCTCGCCGTCCCGGCGTTCGACCTCGGCGGTGGAGACGGTGGCGGCGGGGAACTGAACCCCGGGACGACGGGGGACCTGATCTACACCAGTGCGGCCCTCAACGCTGGCGGGAGCGGGAGTGAGACGGTTGACATGAGTTTCAACAACACTCTCTCTGAGGATGTCAACATCACGAGCATTCGAGTGAACTTCTTCTACGACGCTGCGTCCCCGCCCGGGTCACCTCCGAGCACGGCGGAGGTGAGAGTCACCGGTGGCTCGCCGGAACTCCGAGCGAGCTCTGTCGACGTCGGCGGCAACTATCGAAGCATTGACCCGAACATCGTTGTCTCACCGGGTGGCCCCAGCTACCAGTTCACGCTTGATTTCGACGTCGCCATTCGGGAAGAGGACTTCTTCGTGTTCACGCTGGTGTTCGAATACGGTGGCGAGGTGTACCGAGAAACGTACTTCGCCAACCCGCAATGACCGCCCGCGCCCAGAGCGAGTCGGTCGGCGTCATCCTCCTCACGGCTGTCGTCGTTGTCACGGTGAGCGCGGCGGGAGCCGTCGTGCTCGCGGACGCCGGCGGCGACGAGAGCACGAGGGCGGACCTCTCGGTGAACGTCGCCGAGGAGGGCGTCGCCCTCACCCACAACGGCGGCGACTCGGTCGCGTTCGCCGACCTCCGGATCGTCGTGAGTCACGGGAACGAGACCTGGCGCCCGGCAGTGAACGCCAGCGGGATCGTTCGCGGGGACGCCGACGACCAGTTCGAGCGCGGCGAGCGGTGGGCGTGGCGGCAGTCCCTCGACATCTCCGAGGTGGCGACGGTCCGGGTCTTCGACGCGGCGACCGGGACGCTGCTGGCAGCGGACCGGCGCTACCCGAGCGGCGCGTCGTCGCTGACGCCGACCGCCACTCCCGAACCAGACACGGGAGCGCCGACAGTAGCCCTCAGTAGCCCCGACGGCGGCGAGACGCTTCTCGGCGGGAGCACGACCACCATCGCGTGGACTGCGAGCGACGCCGAATCGGGCGTGAGCCGGGTCGAAATCTCGTACTCGATCGACGATGGGACGTCGTGGAACACGGTTACTGCGGACACCGCGAACGACGGGACCTACCGGTGGACCGTCCCATCTGTCGACACCACGAATGCGTTGGTCCGTGTGACCGCGGTCGACACCGAGGCCAACACCGCCAGCGAGAGCAGCGAGAGCACCTTCAGCATCGACAGCACACCCCCGACTGTGACCCTCGACGCGCCGAACGGTGGCGAGAGCTTCGACGGTGGCGAGACGGTGACCGTTGAGTGGACCGCGGACGACGCCATCGCCGGCGTCGATAGCGTCGACATCGATTACTCGACCAACGGCGGCGCGTCCTGGAGTGCGGTGACGGAGGGGACCGTCAACGACGGGTCGTTCGCGTGGACGATACCGGACATCGACACCACCGATGCGCGGGTCCGCGTCACCGCGACTGACGCCCTCGGGCAGTTCGCGACCGACGAGAGCGACGCGGGCTTCACTATCGAGGGGAACGCCTCCGACACGCCGCCGAGTGTGACAGTTGAGGCGCCGAACGGCGGCGAGGTGTTCCGTGGCGGGAGCACGACCACGATCGAGTGGAACGCGAGCGACGCTGAGTCGAGCGTGGAACGGGTCGATATCGAGTACTCTGTCAACGGTGGCCCGTGGCAGCCGATCGCG
It includes:
- a CDS encoding Ig-like domain-containing protein, whose amino-acid sequence is MTARAQSESVGVILLTAVVVVTVSAAGAVVLADAGGDESTRADLSVNVAEEGVALTHNGGDSVAFADLRIVVSHGNETWRPAVNASGIVRGDADDQFERGERWAWRQSLDISEVATVRVFDAATGTLLAADRRYPSGASSLTPTATPEPDTGAPTVALSSPDGGETLLGGSTTTIAWTASDAESGVSRVEISYSIDDGTSWNTVTADTANDGTYRWTVPSVDTTNALVRVTAVDTEANTASESSESTFSIDSTPPTVTLDAPNGGESFDGGETVTVEWTADDAIAGVDSVDIDYSTNGGASWSAVTEGTVNDGSFAWTIPDIDTTDARVRVTATDALGQFATDESDAGFTIEGNASDTPPSVTVEAPNGGEVFRGGSTTTIEWNASDAESSVERVDIEYSVNGGPWQPIAAGLNDTGSYDWSTGEINSTDVRVRVNATDATNNTESATSSRFAIDSDDPEVTFVTPNSSAPTYTQSGQDLTVRWNATDATAGVENVTVRIGNESTTLVDETVSAANGSVALTVPESATAEGNYSVIVEAVDEAGNSGVEKQSDAVVVDDTTPELTLEVEDRGFPFFFWVERYSVGWTTTDGSPHTADVTVYREGVEVDSFSGKTGQESQVFSVSGGQGAQYRFVLNATDRAGNSREIEIDDTSDGSGSYSEQKSGTGDGSAGNEEKGLSNLSVSDLDAGETGQQQSISFTVDGGLAAGETVTIDLSDPQAAKGGGNGRAEKVNYYGATVSGNDDAEFTTQSGDNAVITFTAARDIDDGETVSFDITGVDTRNTGQYTVTFDRSDTNATETVTFDVG